The following are from one region of the Bacillota bacterium genome:
- a CDS encoding sigma 54-interacting transcriptional regulator, producing MFRFDVQLQEISQNLKTIIDNISEGIHVIDGDGRLVFINDVARGLFHTENSDMAGKHITEVFAGSPSRSEALLEAMRTGRVVVEREETFTRDDGGILTVASINVPVKLGSRIIGAVKISRDDAVVAELTRRIVDLQTRLYEYRAAGTSRGAEAVEASAGANENETRMKWESPSASSPAGVEEIVGVSEPIIRLKHILQEIAGVDEPVLLYGEPGVGQELVAKVIHVQSNQTRRRGPFICQSIRAIPGSMVEALLFGASSSPGTVETGRDGAGGGEGGQGWRSIIGLADGGTLFLRDIDAMPGELLARLITVAREGRVFRAGSAGPERVDIRFIFGISTTGESLPPALAGVAGTISVFIPPLRDRKEDIPNLVAHFISEFNNRFGKHCMGISGAVSAVLQDYDWPGNVRELKCAIEQAMILLEDDWIRLEHLPPNLQHVARELGPRLSESERPLALETGLLALSKSGLPVSNKPEVSTNKPTGSNRLARPLRHALENLEIEMVNEAMKRAGGNISRAARLLGIPRQTLQYRLKKYNTIS from the coding sequence AGGGAATACATGTAATCGATGGCGACGGGCGGCTAGTTTTTATAAATGACGTGGCTCGAGGCTTATTTCACACGGAGAACTCCGACATGGCCGGCAAACATATAACGGAGGTATTCGCGGGAAGCCCATCAAGGAGTGAGGCGCTTCTGGAGGCGATGAGGACCGGCCGGGTCGTGGTCGAGAGGGAGGAGACATTCACCAGGGATGATGGGGGCATCCTGACCGTCGCATCCATAAATGTCCCGGTCAAACTGGGGAGCCGGATTATCGGCGCGGTCAAAATATCTCGCGATGACGCGGTTGTAGCGGAGCTGACGCGGAGGATTGTCGATCTCCAGACAAGGCTTTATGAATATAGAGCGGCGGGGACATCGAGAGGTGCGGAAGCAGTGGAGGCATCAGCAGGGGCAAATGAAAATGAGACCAGGATGAAATGGGAGTCTCCCTCGGCGTCGTCTCCGGCCGGTGTTGAGGAGATTGTAGGGGTGAGCGAGCCGATAATCCGGCTGAAGCATATCCTGCAGGAGATCGCAGGGGTTGATGAACCCGTGCTGCTTTATGGAGAGCCAGGGGTCGGGCAGGAGCTTGTTGCAAAAGTTATACATGTGCAAAGCAATCAAACCAGGCGTCGCGGCCCGTTTATCTGCCAGAGTATAAGGGCTATTCCTGGTAGCATGGTCGAGGCGCTTCTTTTTGGCGCATCATCCTCACCGGGGACAGTAGAAACAGGTCGGGATGGAGCAGGGGGAGGAGAAGGAGGGCAAGGATGGCGGAGTATAATCGGCCTGGCGGATGGCGGCACGCTTTTTCTCAGGGATATAGACGCCATGCCCGGTGAGCTCCTGGCCAGGCTTATCACGGTTGCCCGGGAAGGGCGGGTTTTCAGGGCCGGAAGTGCAGGGCCGGAAAGAGTTGATATTAGATTCATATTTGGGATTTCTACAACGGGGGAATCTCTACCCCCGGCCCTGGCCGGCGTGGCTGGCACCATTTCCGTTTTCATCCCACCCCTAAGGGACAGGAAAGAGGATATTCCCAACCTGGTGGCGCATTTTATCTCAGAATTCAATAATAGGTTCGGGAAGCATTGCATGGGTATATCCGGTGCAGTAAGTGCTGTTCTTCAGGATTATGACTGGCCGGGAAACGTAAGGGAGCTCAAATGCGCAATCGAGCAAGCCATGATCCTGCTCGAGGATGATTGGATAAGACTTGAGCACCTCCCGCCCAATTTGCAGCATGTTGCCAGGGAGCTCGGACCCAGGTTGTCAGAGAGTGAGCGTCCCCTGGCCCTGGAGACCGGGCTATTAGCCCTGAGCAAATCCGGGCTGCCAGTCTCAAACAAACCTGAGGTCTCAACAAATAAACCTACAGGCTCAAATAGACTAGCCCGCCCCCTCAGGCACGCTCTTGAAAACCTCGAGATTGAGATGGTGAACGAGGCGATGAAAAGGGCTGGCGGTAATATTTCCAGGGCGGCCAGACTCCTTGGCATTCCCCGCCAGACCCTCCAGTACAGGTTGAAGAAATACAACACTATATCTTGA